One stretch of Pseudomonas fluorescens Q2-87 DNA includes these proteins:
- a CDS encoding TetR/AcrR family transcriptional regulator, whose translation MGRHREFDLDAVLDAALSVFWRKGYEGASYTDLTQATGVERPGLYSAFGNKQALFLRALDHYYTHYLDFFQAAMDLPTSRDVVEHILRRTVELNTRFPDHLGCLGIHGVLAGSDDAEPVRQALIDARANGEASLRERFERAKLEADLPQTANSAALAVYLLAVLHGMAVQAKAGFSSDVLELVVDQTLATWPSNDGVAKVRKSSEKQ comes from the coding sequence ATGGGGCGACATCGCGAATTCGATCTTGATGCGGTGCTGGATGCCGCCCTTTCCGTCTTCTGGCGCAAAGGGTACGAAGGCGCGTCGTATACCGACCTTACGCAAGCAACGGGCGTTGAACGTCCTGGTCTCTACTCGGCCTTTGGCAACAAGCAGGCCCTGTTTCTGCGGGCGCTCGATCATTACTACACGCACTACCTGGATTTCTTTCAGGCAGCGATGGATCTCCCGACTTCACGGGATGTGGTCGAACACATACTGCGCAGAACGGTGGAGTTGAATACGCGGTTTCCGGATCACCTAGGGTGCTTGGGCATTCATGGAGTCCTGGCTGGCTCCGACGATGCTGAGCCCGTTCGTCAGGCCCTGATAGATGCACGAGCCAACGGTGAAGCGTCATTACGCGAGCGCTTCGAACGCGCGAAGCTTGAAGCCGACTTGCCACAAACAGCCAATAGCGCTGCGCTGGCCGTCTACTTGCTGGCGGTGCTCCACGGCATGGCTGTCCAGGCCAAGGCCGGTTTTAGCAGCGATGTCTTGGAGTTGGTCGTTGACCAGACTTTGGCAACATGGCCTTCCAATGACGGCGTCGCCAAGGTGCGTAAGTCTTCAGAAAAGCAATGA
- a CDS encoding SDR family NAD(P)-dependent oxidoreductase: MHRSLIGKVALITGGSRGLGATTAMALAELGADVAISYVASAEKAAEVVRQLQAKGVRALAIKSDQADMASAKPMVDAVIAHFGRLDILVNNAAIAVQGKTVDAPDLDTVNLDRQWQINVMGTIATTRAAAPLLTDGGRIIFIGSLLGGHVPFAGAADYAGTKAAIAGYAKGVARDLGPRNITSNVVQPGVMPTDMAAEVLGEGAPDALLDLHAIRRIASLEEVAALVCFLAGPNGAYITGGVIDIAGGLSI; this comes from the coding sequence ATGCATCGTTCGTTGATCGGTAAGGTGGCACTTATTACAGGCGGTTCGCGAGGGCTAGGCGCAACCACGGCCATGGCACTGGCCGAACTGGGTGCTGATGTTGCAATCAGCTATGTGGCGTCTGCTGAAAAAGCAGCAGAGGTCGTCAGGCAGTTACAAGCTAAAGGCGTACGCGCGCTGGCTATCAAGAGTGATCAGGCGGACATGGCCTCGGCCAAACCGATGGTCGACGCCGTAATTGCTCATTTCGGGCGCCTGGACATCTTGGTCAACAACGCAGCGATCGCTGTACAGGGCAAGACCGTTGACGCTCCGGATCTCGATACTGTGAATCTGGATCGTCAGTGGCAGATCAATGTCATGGGAACCATAGCAACTACACGCGCGGCGGCACCGTTGCTGACTGACGGTGGACGGATCATCTTCATCGGTTCTCTGTTAGGTGGCCACGTTCCGTTCGCCGGTGCTGCCGATTACGCAGGCACCAAAGCGGCCATCGCCGGGTACGCCAAGGGCGTGGCGCGTGATCTGGGCCCTCGCAACATTACCTCCAACGTGGTCCAGCCCGGCGTGATGCCCACCGACATGGCGGCTGAAGTGCTCGGAGAGGGGGCTCCCGACGCGCTGTTGGACTTGCACGCCATTCGCCGGATTGCCTCGCTTGAAGAGGTCGCCGCCTTGGTGTGTTTCTTGGCCGGCCCAAACGGGGCGTACATCACCGGGGGTGTGATCGACATTGCCGGCGGTTTGAGCATCTGA
- a CDS encoding SDR family NAD(P)-dependent oxidoreductase, whose translation MTKKFDAKTTADDVLAGVDLSGKQYLVTGISSGIGLETARSLVAHGASVVGTARALDRAESATALIRDAGAPGQGDLELIELDLASLGSVKAAADRLVKTGKRFDAIIANAGVMATPFGLSVDGFEVQFATNYLGHFALIRQLDSLIADNGRVILLSSQAHRVADVDLQDLNFEQQAYDAFVAYGRSKTAVSLFAAEFDRRHRDRGIRSASVMPGNSLTDLPRHFSPEELQALFDFVGNARSQANLPPAELKSIAQAASTSVWAAVVADADEIGGRYLEDCAVAPVNDSPVPFAEGVRSYALDAQMGKKLWDKSEALIQM comes from the coding sequence ATGACAAAGAAATTCGACGCAAAAACAACCGCTGACGATGTGCTTGCCGGCGTGGATCTTAGCGGCAAGCAATACCTCGTCACTGGAATCTCATCAGGAATCGGGCTGGAAACGGCACGCTCGCTCGTCGCCCATGGTGCCAGTGTGGTGGGAACAGCCAGGGCGCTTGATCGCGCCGAGTCAGCCACCGCTTTGATTCGCGATGCAGGCGCGCCGGGACAGGGTGATCTGGAGTTGATCGAACTTGATCTCGCCTCGCTGGGAAGTGTAAAGGCCGCTGCAGATCGGTTGGTCAAGACTGGAAAACGGTTTGACGCAATCATTGCCAACGCTGGTGTGATGGCTACCCCGTTTGGCCTTTCGGTCGATGGCTTTGAGGTTCAGTTCGCGACCAATTATCTCGGGCACTTCGCGTTGATCCGGCAATTGGACTCGTTAATCGCCGACAACGGTCGGGTTATCTTGCTGTCGTCACAGGCCCACCGAGTCGCCGATGTTGACCTCCAAGACCTTAATTTTGAACAGCAGGCCTATGACGCATTTGTCGCCTATGGACGCTCGAAGACCGCAGTCTCTCTTTTTGCTGCCGAGTTCGATAGACGCCATCGAGACCGTGGCATCCGTTCGGCCTCGGTGATGCCCGGTAACAGCCTGACTGATCTCCCTCGGCATTTTTCGCCGGAGGAGCTACAGGCTTTATTCGATTTCGTTGGCAATGCACGTTCACAGGCAAATCTGCCGCCGGCGGAGCTTAAAAGTATCGCGCAAGCAGCGTCCACATCAGTCTGGGCAGCCGTTGTGGCCGATGCTGACGAAATCGGAGGGCGGTATCTGGAGGATTGCGCGGTAGCCCCGGTAAATGACTCGCCTGTTCCGTTTGCAGAGGGCGTTCGGTCGTATGCCCTGGATGCGCAGATGGGTAAAAAGCTTTGGGATAAAAGCGAGGCGTTGATACAGATGTAA
- a CDS encoding NADPH-dependent F420 reductase yields MTTIGIIGAGEVGSNIARAAIANGYQVVIANSRGPETLKALVDQLGPLARASTAIGAAQAGDFVVIAVALKMINDMPTQALAGKIVIDTNNYMAWRDGQFPIVDEGVKTVHELRQEQLPTSKVVKAFTHIQAPRINLWGQAADSPDRLALAASSNFPEAVECVRRLYDQFGFDTVDNSPLSESWRTAPGQPAWRQERQTYAQLSANIESGRPLRNS; encoded by the coding sequence ATGACAACCATCGGCATCATTGGGGCAGGCGAGGTGGGCAGCAACATCGCACGTGCGGCCATTGCGAACGGCTACCAAGTCGTCATCGCCAACTCCCGGGGCCCAGAGACACTAAAGGCGTTGGTCGACCAACTTGGCCCGTTAGCACGTGCTTCAACGGCTATCGGCGCGGCGCAGGCAGGAGATTTTGTAGTCATAGCCGTTGCGTTGAAGATGATCAATGACATGCCGACGCAAGCGCTTGCAGGGAAAATTGTCATCGACACGAATAATTATATGGCTTGGAGGGACGGCCAGTTTCCCATCGTCGACGAGGGCGTGAAGACCGTTCATGAGCTGCGACAGGAACAGCTGCCTACTTCCAAAGTGGTCAAGGCCTTCACGCACATCCAAGCGCCAAGAATCAACCTGTGGGGGCAGGCTGCCGATTCTCCGGACCGCTTGGCTTTAGCAGCCTCAAGCAACTTTCCTGAAGCCGTAGAGTGTGTGAGGCGCCTATATGACCAGTTCGGTTTCGATACCGTCGACAACAGCCCTTTGAGCGAATCTTGGCGCACTGCACCAGGGCAGCCAGCCTGGCGGCAAGAGCGCCAGACCTACGCGCAACTGTCGGCCAATATTGAGAGCGGGCGGCCCCTGCGCAACAGCTAA
- a CDS encoding gamma-glutamyl-gamma-aminobutyrate hydrolase family protein — translation MIGVIACSGKIGPHTVQLSNDKYAQAVATAAEALPVILPVFPALLDPVHILAGLDGLLFTGSPSNVDPRCYGGPPSPPDTEHDEARDQLALPLWRAAVEAGVPVLGICRGFQEMNVAFGGTLDQQLDGPGAEHEPTGNEPVEDQYARTHALTVQPGGVLTRLGLAQKIEVNSVHGQGIARVGQGLRVEAVAEDGLVEGLSVEGSQAFALGVQWHPEWQVMENPDYRAIFQAFGEACRKRAEQSR, via the coding sequence ATGATCGGAGTCATTGCCTGCTCAGGCAAAATCGGTCCGCACACCGTCCAGCTCAGCAACGACAAATATGCCCAGGCTGTCGCCACCGCGGCCGAAGCATTGCCGGTCATCCTGCCGGTGTTTCCCGCGCTGCTTGACCCGGTCCACATCCTTGCCGGGCTGGACGGGCTGCTTTTCACCGGTTCTCCCTCCAACGTCGACCCCCGTTGCTACGGCGGCCCACCCAGCCCCCCAGACACCGAGCACGACGAGGCCCGCGATCAATTGGCGCTGCCGCTCTGGCGCGCGGCGGTCGAAGCGGGCGTTCCGGTGCTGGGTATCTGCCGCGGCTTTCAGGAAATGAACGTCGCCTTCGGCGGCACGCTCGATCAACAGCTCGATGGACCAGGCGCCGAGCACGAACCTACGGGCAACGAACCCGTTGAAGATCAATACGCCCGCACTCATGCCTTGACCGTCCAGCCGGGTGGGGTGCTTACGCGGTTGGGATTGGCGCAGAAGATCGAAGTCAATTCTGTCCACGGCCAAGGCATTGCGCGAGTGGGGCAGGGCCTGCGGGTCGAGGCAGTGGCCGAAGATGGGTTGGTGGAAGGGCTTTCGGTGGAAGGCAGCCAGGCGTTTGCCTTGGGCGTGCAGTGGCATCCGGAATGGCAGGTGATGGAAAATCCGGATTATCGAGCGATATTCCAGGCTTTTGGTGAGGCGTGTCGCAAGCGGGCGGAGCAGTCGCGATGA
- a CDS encoding phosphoribosyltransferase-like protein: protein MAFHDPEVNHGLLEDVLDRFCVLLEKRAITGIGKIRLDRWIVNFRTDEEHYLAACMLNRLIYRSQAIIIESSIDHLLNCLLPTYLRKIDHFPRLDIENFLEVLQLDDSDFPIRIVGVDGSRAFDAGKSGGVIIRQYKRYAGIPRFLTCRSDALSELSRVVRRLVSVDDILGTVTQFDKLAKEHALPEKERVHIVYCPLIAHAAGLKAPKDACPWLIVLPVEVFDHRHNFFSELKDHPGIWEICEPKIKPQLMH from the coding sequence ATGGCTTTTCATGACCCAGAAGTAAACCATGGCCTGCTTGAGGATGTCCTGGACCGTTTTTGCGTCCTTCTCGAGAAAAGAGCCATCACCGGCATCGGCAAAATTAGACTCGACCGCTGGATCGTAAATTTTCGTACTGATGAAGAGCACTACTTGGCGGCATGCATGCTGAACCGCCTGATCTATCGCTCGCAGGCGATAATCATCGAGAGCTCTATCGACCATCTGCTCAACTGCCTATTACCGACGTACCTGCGGAAAATTGACCATTTTCCTCGGCTCGACATTGAGAACTTCCTCGAAGTGCTGCAACTCGACGACAGCGACTTTCCGATTCGGATTGTTGGTGTGGACGGCAGTCGCGCGTTCGACGCGGGCAAAAGCGGCGGTGTAATCATTCGCCAGTACAAACGGTACGCCGGAATACCCAGATTCTTGACCTGCCGGTCCGATGCGCTTAGTGAACTTTCAAGAGTTGTCCGGCGCCTCGTTTCTGTCGATGACATACTGGGGACGGTTACTCAATTCGACAAACTCGCAAAGGAACATGCCCTGCCTGAAAAAGAGCGCGTCCACATCGTTTACTGTCCTCTGATCGCTCACGCGGCGGGCCTGAAAGCACCCAAAGACGCGTGTCCTTGGCTGATCGTCCTTCCGGTGGAAGTCTTCGATCACCGACATAACTTCTTCAGCGAGCTGAAAGACCACCCCGGGATCTGGGAAATATGCGAGCCGAAAATAAAGCCGCAGCTAATGCACTAA
- a CDS encoding ATP-grasp domain-containing protein encodes MKPEILIFIDNDYLSTSLYLYRKLHFQAAAKEGIRCITIIAKDSKNIRESSDESDEVVLVDSIETSEVLCAIERLSRIYNVKGLFCYPAHVTPRGDANYAVEEVAIKCGLKYYSAEPLENCNNKHLMRSQLSNIKGVKPVKFRLFNGDFETIDELIFPVVMKPVYGGGSAFVSICDDRKGLEKAYNHFIQRFPDVPGACSFSGTKKWLSSSEEGPVLYTPGVSVLIEEFIEGPEGSLECLVIDGSIHPMLIFEKMITSNTSNTVLEKVIVTPPQSFSNDQISIIVSAISDSIKALKIKNGFLHVEFKLSPGGPQVIEVNPRLGGFFVDEALKDLCSCDAYSLNVNYLTNKPVTIGHYLGDDLPILPEDAVYAMLLFYPNRSGYIKAIKLPEIDSACEILSQVLPTTNGHKDGFFDVENEEAYIAKLWVRATSIDEILNFHKKYEKNIEIEVSEYSEDKLMGEC; translated from the coding sequence ATGAAGCCCGAAATACTAATCTTTATCGACAACGATTATCTATCAACCTCATTATATTTATATAGAAAACTTCACTTTCAAGCCGCGGCAAAAGAGGGCATCAGATGCATAACAATCATCGCAAAAGATAGCAAAAATATCAGGGAGTCCAGCGATGAAAGTGACGAAGTTGTCTTGGTTGATAGTATTGAAACTAGCGAAGTACTCTGCGCAATAGAACGTTTAAGTCGCATATACAACGTGAAAGGACTGTTTTGTTACCCGGCGCATGTCACACCGCGTGGGGACGCCAACTATGCAGTTGAAGAGGTCGCTATTAAATGCGGGCTCAAATATTACAGCGCCGAGCCGCTAGAAAACTGCAATAATAAGCACCTAATGCGTTCACAACTTAGCAATATAAAAGGTGTTAAGCCAGTAAAATTCCGGCTATTCAATGGGGATTTCGAAACTATTGATGAGCTTATATTTCCCGTTGTGATGAAGCCAGTATATGGAGGCGGCTCGGCGTTTGTCTCGATATGTGATGACCGGAAGGGTCTTGAAAAGGCATACAATCACTTCATACAAAGATTTCCTGACGTACCTGGAGCATGTTCTTTCTCAGGAACTAAAAAATGGCTTAGCTCTTCAGAGGAAGGCCCAGTTCTATATACTCCGGGTGTTTCCGTTTTAATTGAAGAATTCATCGAGGGGCCTGAAGGTTCTTTAGAGTGCTTAGTTATCGACGGTAGCATTCACCCGATGCTAATCTTCGAAAAGATGATAACAAGCAATACTTCTAATACGGTATTAGAAAAGGTCATAGTCACACCGCCCCAAAGCTTTTCCAACGACCAAATTTCGATAATAGTATCAGCTATTAGCGATTCTATAAAAGCGCTGAAGATAAAGAACGGATTTTTACACGTTGAGTTCAAATTATCCCCAGGCGGCCCCCAGGTAATTGAGGTAAATCCTAGGCTGGGTGGGTTCTTCGTGGACGAAGCTCTTAAGGATTTGTGCTCATGTGATGCGTATTCTTTAAACGTAAATTACCTAACAAATAAGCCAGTGACCATAGGGCATTATTTGGGGGATGACCTTCCGATCTTGCCTGAGGACGCCGTATACGCGATGCTCCTATTCTATCCAAATCGCTCAGGCTACATCAAAGCTATAAAACTCCCAGAAATTGATTCTGCATGTGAGATTTTATCGCAGGTACTGCCTACTACTAACGGGCACAAAGATGGATTCTTCGATGTAGAGAACGAAGAAGCTTATATCGCTAAGTTGTGGGTGAGGGCAACGTCCATAGATGAGATACTTAACTTCCATAAAAAGTATGAGAAAAATATTGAAATCGAAGTATCTGAATATAGCGAAGACAAATTAATGGGGGAGTGCTAG
- a CDS encoding asparagine synthetase B family protein encodes MCGIAAIFETSTSSDGRRDIEATLLEMLGRISHRGAAERFGERFIFSNAAIGTNRLPIVEREENNQPFIDKISGHAIIFNGEIYNLDELRLILLSQRVEFLGCSDTELVLRAYIHWGRSCLSRFNGIFAFIIYSPEDNTVFAARDRLGVKPLYWAQVGSVLYFASELKALIGLSNKTQEILPGYYWEDGQQKAYYLISESIELKFDCKSAVAKCNELLHLSVKRQVNTDLPVGVVFSGGLDSAIILYLANLYHNNVTAYTVGVPGSSDVVFAQRLCKELGIKIVVCDVDRADLMQSIRTHIYVSEQFEPVDITDALTINAAFSRMKEDGIRIALSGDGSDELFAGYDFFQGVSDRRALQLHKVRNLYRTDLQRVDRMSMFNTVECRVPFLDKDLFDFIISLPMEFHVRDDFTKALLRDAFSLELPDYITRRPKMRMSEGSGIGGLIFDVLQSMNQSLDYKPFPLEDDAVNNAALIFQEFGFGLPNSRYKIQGLDYHSGGWTTSKTADIDKNLISHPAIQG; translated from the coding sequence ATGTGTGGGATAGCTGCAATATTTGAAACGTCTACTAGTTCTGATGGACGGCGCGACATTGAGGCTACTTTATTAGAAATGTTGGGGAGAATCTCTCATAGAGGCGCGGCTGAAAGATTTGGAGAGCGTTTTATATTTTCTAATGCTGCCATTGGTACCAATCGCTTGCCTATCGTGGAGAGAGAAGAAAATAATCAACCGTTCATAGATAAAATTTCTGGCCACGCAATTATATTTAATGGCGAGATTTATAATCTCGATGAATTGCGATTGATTTTATTATCGCAACGAGTGGAGTTTTTAGGCTGCTCAGATACTGAGCTGGTTCTTAGAGCCTATATTCACTGGGGAAGGTCTTGTCTGAGCCGGTTCAATGGAATATTCGCCTTTATTATCTACTCACCGGAAGACAACACTGTTTTTGCTGCGAGGGATCGGTTGGGCGTAAAGCCTCTATACTGGGCTCAAGTGGGATCCGTCCTCTATTTCGCATCGGAACTGAAAGCACTGATTGGGCTGAGCAACAAGACACAAGAAATTCTCCCCGGATATTATTGGGAGGATGGTCAACAAAAAGCATATTATTTAATTAGCGAAAGCATAGAGCTGAAATTTGATTGCAAGTCCGCGGTAGCTAAATGCAACGAGTTACTGCACCTTTCGGTAAAACGCCAAGTTAATACGGATCTTCCGGTTGGAGTAGTTTTCTCTGGCGGGCTAGACAGCGCGATTATTCTTTATCTTGCTAACCTATATCATAATAACGTCACCGCGTACACGGTAGGCGTGCCTGGCTCATCTGACGTAGTATTCGCTCAGAGACTATGCAAAGAACTCGGCATAAAAATAGTTGTTTGTGATGTTGATCGCGCAGACCTCATGCAATCTATTAGAACACACATATACGTGTCTGAGCAGTTTGAGCCTGTGGATATAACTGACGCATTAACTATAAATGCTGCTTTCTCCCGGATGAAAGAAGACGGCATACGTATAGCTTTATCTGGAGATGGAAGTGACGAGCTATTTGCTGGTTATGACTTCTTTCAAGGGGTCAGTGACCGTCGTGCACTTCAATTACATAAGGTTAGGAACTTGTATCGAACTGATCTACAACGTGTGGATAGAATGAGCATGTTCAATACGGTGGAATGCCGTGTGCCGTTTCTTGATAAAGATCTTTTCGATTTTATAATCTCGTTACCAATGGAATTTCATGTAAGAGATGATTTTACGAAAGCTTTGCTTAGAGACGCCTTCTCTCTCGAATTACCAGATTATATCACTCGGCGACCAAAAATGAGAATGTCAGAAGGGTCAGGTATAGGCGGACTCATATTTGACGTACTTCAATCCATGAATCAGAGCCTGGATTACAAGCCATTTCCGCTAGAAGATGATGCAGTTAATAATGCTGCTTTGATATTCCAAGAGTTCGGCTTTGGGCTTCCAAATAGTCGATATAAGATACAAGGTCTCGACTATCATAGCGGCGGATGGACGACCTCAAAAACTGCAGATATTGACAAAAATCTTATCAGTCACCCTGCCATCCAAGGATAA
- the blsG gene encoding arginine 2,3-aminomutase — protein MIIAKDTLSKQDLLSSDQWGDYKFQMKNAIRTKSQLETWVNLSETELRGIEQTESQYKWMITPYYASLMDETNENCPIRLQSIPHPKEVEESNQQEEVDPVGDMAYMKTRRVVHKYPNRVIFLVSDTCPVYCRHCTRKFHTTDKSGTYYNKELPASYDQDIEYIANNKNISDVLLTGGDPLILSDKLLHSIISRLNAIPHVDFVRIGSRYPVFLPQRITDDFCKMLSEFRSIWFSTHFNHPVEVTPEALSAVDKLLSHGIPVQNQTVLLRGVNDDVETLRTLNRMLVKGRVRPYYLYHADNVQGVSHFRTSIEKGLEIMEQLHGYETGFSVPQYVYTTKLGKIPLNNQYFYKLGSKKFVLGYDHKTLEIS, from the coding sequence ATGATTATTGCAAAGGACACTCTGAGTAAACAGGATTTACTTTCTTCCGACCAATGGGGTGACTACAAGTTCCAGATGAAGAATGCCATCCGCACCAAGTCTCAGCTGGAAACCTGGGTGAATCTCAGTGAAACGGAGTTGAGGGGGATTGAGCAAACAGAGAGCCAGTATAAGTGGATGATTACTCCCTATTATGCATCACTGATGGATGAGACCAATGAGAATTGTCCGATTAGGCTGCAAAGCATACCCCACCCAAAAGAAGTTGAAGAGAGCAATCAGCAGGAAGAAGTAGATCCGGTTGGTGATATGGCTTACATGAAAACCAGGCGCGTCGTACATAAATATCCAAACCGGGTCATATTCCTAGTTTCGGATACATGTCCAGTTTACTGTAGGCATTGTACTAGAAAATTTCATACAACTGATAAGTCAGGTACTTATTACAACAAAGAACTTCCCGCTTCATATGATCAAGACATAGAGTACATCGCGAATAACAAAAATATCAGCGACGTATTACTCACCGGAGGCGACCCGCTAATTCTTTCAGATAAGCTTCTGCATAGTATTATATCTAGGCTCAATGCAATCCCCCACGTCGATTTTGTACGAATTGGCTCACGATATCCGGTTTTTCTCCCGCAGCGGATAACAGATGATTTTTGTAAGATGTTGTCTGAATTCAGATCGATCTGGTTTAGCACTCATTTCAATCATCCCGTAGAAGTGACTCCTGAGGCCTTAAGCGCGGTAGATAAACTCCTTTCCCACGGGATACCGGTGCAAAACCAGACAGTGCTGTTGCGTGGAGTTAATGACGACGTTGAAACTCTTAGAACGCTGAACCGGATGTTAGTGAAAGGCAGGGTAAGACCTTATTATCTTTATCACGCGGACAATGTTCAAGGCGTGTCGCACTTTAGGACGTCGATTGAAAAAGGGCTTGAGATTATGGAACAGTTGCACGGTTATGAAACTGGTTTCAGTGTCCCACAGTATGTTTACACCACCAAGCTTGGAAAGATTCCTCTGAATAACCAGTACTTTTATAAACTAGGCTCAAAGAAGTTTGTGCTCGGTTATGATCATAAAACGCTTGAGATCTCTTGA